The sequence below is a genomic window from Acidobacteriota bacterium.
GCGTGCCCGGAGGTCAAATGGCTGTCTCACTACGCGATCCTCGGTCCGTACGACTTCCTTGACATTTACGAAGCCCCGGACGCGGAGGCCGCCCACAAGGTTTCCCTCATCACTCGGGCCCAGGGCGCGCTCCACGTGGAGAGCTGGCAGGCCCTGCCTTACGAGGACTACCTGCGCGTCCTCGGCCAAGTGAAGCCTTAGACCGAATCCCGAGGGGGGATCCTGGAGGCCGGCGGGTGAAAAAGAAGAAGGGCCGGCAGGGCCGGCCCTTCGGGTGAACCTTTGGGGTCTCGCGCCGGGGGGAAGATCAGCCCTCCGCGCGCTTGAGGCTCTGGAGGGCCGCCCCGAGCTTCTCCGACAGGACGTCGCCGAGGTTCAGACCCGCGGAGGGCGGAGGGGCGGAGGGACGGGCCTCGGGCTTCTCCCGGCGCGGCGGCCGCTCGGCCGCCGGCTTCGGCTCGGGCGGCGGAACCGGAGGAGG
It includes:
- a CDS encoding GYD domain-containing protein, which codes for MPLFVLMTRLAPETMHDAEGRRARGKEWLKKVKDACPEVKWLSHYAILGPYDFLDIYEAPDAEAAHKVSLITRAQGALHVESWQALPYEDYLRVLGQVKP